Proteins from a single region of Acidovorax sp. NCPPB 3576:
- a CDS encoding FKBP-type peptidyl-prolyl cis-trans isomerase, translated as MAFTTTPSGLQYEDTVVGEGAEATRGNHVSVHYTGWLYNNEEQGAKFDSSRDRNDPFEFGLGAGMVIKGWDEGVQGMKVGGQRTLIIPAALGYGARGAGGVIPPNATLKFDVELLGVGR; from the coding sequence ATGGCATTCACCACCACCCCCTCCGGCCTGCAATACGAAGACACCGTCGTGGGCGAAGGCGCCGAGGCCACGCGCGGCAACCATGTCAGCGTGCATTACACCGGCTGGCTCTACAACAACGAAGAGCAAGGCGCCAAGTTCGACTCCAGCCGCGACCGCAACGATCCGTTCGAGTTCGGCCTGGGTGCCGGCATGGTGATCAAGGGCTGGGACGAAGGCGTGCAGGGCATGAAGGTGGGCGGCCAGCGCACGCTGATCATCCCGGCCGCTCTCGGCTACGGGGCCCGCGGCGCCGGTGGCGTGATCCCGCCGAACGCCACCTTGAAGTTCGACGTGGAACTGCTCGGCGTCGGCCGCTGA
- a CDS encoding winged helix-turn-helix transcriptional regulator, with protein MSSKENAAINQLFEKLECRYALRVLWALRDGHPQTFRLLQDSVGGITPNTLNTRIKELREAGLLDHGNDGYTVTPSGVDLLKRLSDVQAFATRWVAARVKK; from the coding sequence ATGAGCTCCAAGGAAAACGCCGCCATCAATCAGCTGTTCGAAAAGCTCGAATGCCGCTATGCGTTGCGCGTGCTCTGGGCCCTGCGCGACGGCCACCCCCAAACCTTCCGGTTGCTGCAGGACAGCGTGGGCGGCATCACGCCCAACACGCTGAACACCCGCATCAAGGAACTGCGCGAAGCCGGCCTGCTGGACCACGGCAACGACGGCTACACGGTCACTCCCTCGGGCGTGGATCTGCTCAAGCGGCTGTCCGATGTGCAGGCCTTCGCCACCCGCTGGGTCGCAGCGCGGGTCAAGAAGTAA
- a CDS encoding LysR family transcriptional regulator — protein MRLPDLQTLKLFVAVCEHRNIARAAEQESIVGSAVSKRLAQLEDTLGTPLLVRKRHGVVPTPAGETLLEHARAMLASVDRIERDMAAFATGIRGHVRMLVTASVMAESLADDVAAFLQNPAHRDIQVSMEERVSPEVVRGIREGSASIGICWDAADLQGLETRSYRHDHLAIVAHPSHPVARQDSVRFADVLGYEFVSMPALSAVHVLLARAAAVEGKTLVHRVLVSNFDAALRVVRANLAISVVPAEVAAPFAAATGVRIVPLSDAWARRRFALCFRPVPGLAPAAQLLVDHLVSAGTLAAR, from the coding sequence ATGCGCCTGCCCGACCTGCAAACCCTCAAGCTCTTCGTGGCCGTGTGCGAGCACCGCAACATCGCCCGCGCGGCGGAGCAGGAATCCATCGTCGGCTCGGCGGTGAGCAAGCGGCTGGCGCAACTGGAGGACACGCTGGGCACTCCCTTGCTGGTGCGCAAGCGCCATGGCGTGGTGCCCACCCCGGCCGGCGAAACCCTGCTGGAACACGCCCGGGCCATGCTGGCCAGCGTGGACCGCATCGAGCGCGACATGGCGGCTTTCGCCACCGGCATCCGCGGGCATGTGCGCATGCTGGTCACGGCCTCCGTCATGGCCGAATCGCTGGCGGACGACGTGGCGGCCTTCCTCCAGAACCCGGCGCACCGCGACATCCAGGTGAGCATGGAAGAACGGGTGAGCCCCGAGGTGGTCCGCGGCATCCGCGAAGGCAGCGCCTCCATCGGCATCTGCTGGGACGCGGCCGATCTGCAGGGCCTGGAAACGCGCAGCTACCGGCACGACCACCTGGCCATCGTCGCCCACCCCTCGCACCCGGTGGCGCGCCAGGACAGCGTGCGGTTCGCCGACGTGCTGGGCTACGAATTCGTGAGCATGCCGGCCCTCAGCGCCGTGCACGTGCTGCTGGCGCGCGCCGCGGCCGTGGAGGGCAAGACGCTGGTGCACCGGGTGCTGGTGTCCAACTTCGATGCCGCACTGCGCGTGGTGCGTGCCAACCTCGCCATCAGCGTGGTGCCGGCCGAGGTGGCGGCGCCGTTCGCCGCGGCCACGGGGGTCCGCATCGTGCCGCTGAGCGACGCCTGGGCGCGGCGGCGGTTCGCGCTGTGTTTTCGGCCGGTGCCGGGGTTGGCACCCGCCGCCCAATTGCTGGTGGACCATCTGGTATCGGCCGGCACATTGGCGGCCCGATAG
- a CDS encoding hydroxymethylglutaryl-CoA lyase, producing MPFKNTEPGDPNVTATPPAHPPARAIVREVGLRDGLQSIATVVPTARKIEWVDAAYAAGQREIEVGSFVPARLLPQLADTAEVLAHAKSLPGLVASVLVPNLRGAERAIECMADLMVVPLSASHAHSLANLRKTPDEVVAEVARIRAARDAAGSRTLIEGGVGTAFGCTLQGEVAESEVLRLMQALLDAGADRVSLADTVGHADPSGVQRLFEKARGLVGERLACAHFHDTRGMGLANAYAAWQTGITRFDACLAGIGGCPHAPGASGNVATEDLAFMLERMGVFTGLDVAALLALRERVAGWLAGETLHGTLWQAGLPKTAAPLSAAAPAAA from the coding sequence ATGCCTTTCAAGAACACTGAGCCAGGAGACCCGAACGTGACTGCCACCCCGCCCGCCCATCCACCCGCCCGCGCCATCGTGAGAGAAGTGGGCCTGCGCGACGGGCTGCAGAGCATCGCCACCGTGGTGCCCACCGCCCGCAAGATCGAATGGGTCGATGCCGCCTATGCGGCCGGCCAGCGGGAGATCGAGGTCGGCTCGTTCGTGCCGGCCCGCCTGCTGCCGCAACTGGCCGACACCGCCGAGGTGCTCGCGCACGCCAAATCCCTGCCGGGCCTGGTCGCCTCGGTGCTGGTGCCCAACCTGCGCGGGGCGGAGCGGGCCATCGAATGCATGGCCGACCTGATGGTCGTGCCGCTGTCCGCCAGCCACGCGCACAGCCTGGCCAATCTGCGCAAGACGCCGGACGAGGTGGTGGCCGAGGTGGCGCGCATCCGTGCGGCGCGCGATGCGGCGGGCAGCCGCACCCTGATCGAAGGCGGGGTGGGCACGGCCTTCGGCTGCACGCTCCAGGGCGAGGTGGCCGAAAGCGAAGTGCTGCGCCTGATGCAGGCCCTGCTCGATGCCGGGGCCGACCGCGTGAGCCTGGCCGACACCGTGGGCCATGCCGATCCGTCGGGTGTGCAGCGCCTGTTCGAAAAAGCCCGCGGCCTGGTCGGAGAACGGCTGGCCTGCGCGCATTTCCACGACACGCGCGGCATGGGCCTGGCCAATGCCTATGCCGCGTGGCAGACCGGCATCACCCGCTTCGATGCCTGCCTGGCCGGCATCGGCGGCTGTCCCCATGCCCCCGGCGCGAGCGGCAACGTCGCCACCGAAGACCTCGCCTTCATGCTGGAGCGCATGGGTGTCTTCACCGGCCTGGACGTGGCCGCGCTGCTGGCGCTGCGCGAGCGCGTGGCCGGCTGGCTGGCGGGCGAGACGCTGCACGGCACGCTCTGGCAGGCCGGGCTGCCCAAGACCGCTGCACCCCTTTCCGCGGCGGCTCCCGCTGCGGCCTGA
- a CDS encoding CaiB/BaiF CoA transferase family protein, with protein MNAPQNPSSAPSAERPRLPLEGLRVVEFTHMVMGPTCGMVLADLGAEVIKVEPVEGDRTRHLLGAGAGFFPMFNRNKKSIALDLRKPEGLEVAIRLASSADVVAQNFKPGVMAKYGLDYAALSRLNERLVYVNHTGFLPGPYEHRTALDEVVQMMGGLAYMTGRPGDPLRAGTSVNDIMGGMFGAIGAMAALMQRARTGRGQEVDSALFENNVFLVGQHMMQYAVTGQPAAPMPDRISSWAVYDVFSVKDGGQIFLAAVSDAQWATFCDAMGYADLKADPALALNNDRVRARATLLPELRRRLAEHTAEALSAIFERHGLPFAPILRPEQLFDDPHLNATGGLADVTLPDGERAGSTARVTLLPLRMDGQRMGVRLDPPQRGQHTQELLASLGYTAEAIASLHGAAAVA; from the coding sequence ATGAACGCTCCCCAGAATCCTTCTTCCGCCCCATCCGCCGAACGCCCGCGCCTGCCCCTGGAGGGCCTGCGCGTGGTGGAGTTCACCCACATGGTCATGGGCCCCACGTGCGGCATGGTGCTGGCCGACCTCGGCGCCGAGGTCATCAAGGTCGAGCCGGTGGAAGGCGACCGCACGCGCCACCTGCTGGGCGCGGGCGCCGGGTTCTTTCCCATGTTCAACCGCAACAAGAAGAGCATCGCCCTGGACCTTCGCAAGCCCGAGGGGCTGGAGGTGGCGATCCGCCTGGCCTCGTCGGCCGACGTGGTGGCGCAGAACTTCAAGCCGGGGGTGATGGCCAAGTACGGCCTCGATTACGCCGCGCTGTCCCGCCTGAACGAGCGGCTGGTCTATGTGAACCACACGGGCTTCCTGCCCGGCCCCTACGAGCATCGCACCGCGCTCGACGAGGTCGTGCAGATGATGGGCGGGCTGGCCTACATGACCGGCCGCCCGGGCGATCCGCTGCGCGCGGGCACCAGCGTGAACGACATCATGGGCGGCATGTTCGGCGCCATCGGCGCCATGGCGGCGCTGATGCAGCGCGCCCGGACGGGCCGGGGGCAGGAGGTGGATTCCGCCCTGTTCGAGAACAACGTGTTCCTCGTCGGCCAGCACATGATGCAGTACGCCGTGACGGGCCAGCCCGCCGCGCCCATGCCCGACCGCATCTCGTCGTGGGCGGTGTACGACGTGTTCAGCGTGAAGGATGGCGGGCAGATCTTCCTGGCCGCCGTGAGCGATGCGCAGTGGGCCACCTTCTGCGACGCCATGGGCTATGCCGATCTCAAGGCCGACCCGGCCCTGGCACTCAACAACGACCGCGTGCGCGCCCGCGCCACGCTGCTGCCCGAACTGCGCCGACGCCTGGCCGAGCACACGGCCGAGGCGCTGTCGGCCATCTTCGAGCGGCACGGCCTGCCGTTCGCGCCCATCCTGCGCCCCGAGCAGCTGTTCGACGATCCGCACCTGAACGCCACCGGCGGCCTGGCCGACGTCACGCTGCCCGACGGCGAGCGCGCCGGCAGCACCGCGCGGGTCACGCTGCTGCCGCTGCGGATGGACGGCCAGCGCATGGGCGTGCGGCTGGACCCGCCGCAACGGGGCCAGCACACGCAGGAGTTGCTCGCCAGCCTGGGCTATACGGCCGAGGCCATCGCCTCACTGCACGGGGCCGCTGCCGTGGCCTGA
- a CDS encoding tripartite tricarboxylate transporter substrate binding protein has protein sequence MASLSTPHARAPRPNVLTRRRALAWSAAALAVPALAGAQPGDKPLRVILPLSAGSGADGAIRAISNSLSKALGHPVVIENLPGAGGITGTTQLVRAPKDGSVIGVVSNNHVVNPSVYKNIPFDSIQDITPITVIGATPFVLVAHPSVEAKNVKELIALAKARPGLLNYGSSGNGTILHLGAAMFVDQAKLDIKHIPYRGMGPLMNDILGGQVQLGVVAVAPAAPHIKAGALRAIGVTTAGRVAALPGVPTLAEQGLPAYELEGWIAAVAPAGLPKAEVDRLYQGFKAALDMPEARDALLAQGYEIKLTPPDASAAFFRSELARMAQVVKSAKVTMD, from the coding sequence ATGGCATCGCTTTCCACCCCCCACGCACGGGCCCCGCGCCCCAACGTCCTCACCCGCCGCCGCGCATTGGCCTGGAGCGCCGCCGCCCTGGCGGTGCCGGCACTGGCCGGCGCGCAGCCGGGCGACAAGCCGCTGCGCGTGATCCTGCCGCTGTCCGCCGGCTCGGGCGCGGACGGCGCCATCCGCGCCATCAGCAACAGCCTGTCCAAGGCCCTGGGCCACCCCGTCGTGATCGAGAACCTGCCCGGCGCGGGCGGTATCACCGGCACCACGCAGCTGGTGCGCGCGCCCAAGGATGGCTCGGTGATCGGGGTCGTGTCCAACAACCATGTGGTCAACCCCAGCGTGTACAAGAACATCCCGTTCGATTCGATCCAGGACATCACGCCCATCACCGTGATCGGCGCCACGCCCTTCGTGCTGGTGGCCCATCCCTCCGTGGAGGCCAAGAACGTCAAGGAGCTGATCGCGCTCGCCAAGGCCCGGCCCGGCCTGCTGAACTACGGCTCGTCCGGCAACGGCACCATCCTGCACCTGGGCGCGGCGATGTTCGTGGACCAGGCGAAGCTGGACATCAAGCACATCCCCTACCGCGGCATGGGGCCGCTCATGAACGACATCCTGGGCGGGCAGGTGCAGCTGGGCGTGGTGGCGGTGGCGCCGGCGGCGCCGCACATCAAGGCCGGCGCGCTGCGTGCCATCGGCGTCACCACCGCGGGGCGGGTGGCGGCGTTGCCGGGCGTTCCCACGCTGGCCGAGCAAGGCTTGCCGGCCTACGAGCTGGAGGGCTGGATCGCCGCCGTGGCGCCCGCAGGCTTGCCCAAGGCCGAGGTGGACCGCCTGTACCAGGGCTTCAAGGCCGCGCTCGACATGCCCGAGGCGCGCGATGCGCTGCTGGCGCAGGGCTACGAAATCAAGCTCACGCCGCCCGACGCCTCGGCGGCGTTCTTTCGCAGCGAACTGGCGCGCATGGCGCAGGTGGTCAAGAGCGCGAAGGTGACGATGGATTGA
- a CDS encoding SgcJ/EcaC family oxidoreductase, with amino-acid sequence MKTIHTALSAAALALFSVSAPAFAQGQSEPVCMPTDAKQIAALFDRWNDSLRTLDPDKVTANYALDGVLLPTVSNQPRTTPLEIRDYFVKFLKSEPQGKIDSRTIRIGCNVAQDVGTYTFRFKDGKTVQARYTYVYERVNGQWLIAHHHSSAMPETVAAK; translated from the coding sequence ATGAAGACGATTCACACCGCCCTCTCCGCCGCTGCCCTGGCTCTGTTCTCCGTTTCTGCCCCGGCCTTCGCGCAGGGCCAGAGTGAGCCGGTCTGCATGCCCACCGACGCAAAGCAGATCGCCGCGCTGTTCGACCGCTGGAACGATTCGCTGCGCACGCTGGACCCGGACAAGGTCACCGCGAACTACGCGCTGGACGGCGTGCTGCTGCCCACCGTGTCCAACCAGCCCCGCACGACGCCGCTGGAAATCCGCGACTACTTCGTGAAGTTCCTCAAGAGCGAGCCGCAAGGCAAGATCGACAGCCGCACGATCCGCATCGGCTGCAACGTGGCGCAGGACGTGGGCACCTACACGTTCCGCTTCAAGGACGGCAAGACCGTACAGGCCCGCTACACCTATGTGTACGAGCGTGTGAACGGCCAGTGGCTGATCGCCCACCACCACTCGTCGGCCATGCCCGAGACGGTCGCGGCCAAGTAA
- a CDS encoding response regulator transcription factor, which produces MNILVVEDDPRVADFLLRGLKAEGYSVELARNGPDGLALARTGDPGLLLLDLMLPGLSGLELCQTLRSEGRHVPVLMLSALSNTEDKVNGLRLGADDYLTKPFAFEELLARIEALMRRGREQRQRASTLQVADLVLDLERMQATRAGQPIALTAKELAFLELLMSAPGRVYSRERILSNVWGTNEDPLTNVVDVYVRRLRAKIDEGHAIALLKTVRGFGYRLDAAKD; this is translated from the coding sequence ATGAACATCCTGGTGGTCGAAGACGATCCGCGCGTGGCGGACTTCCTGCTGCGTGGCCTCAAGGCCGAAGGCTACAGCGTGGAGCTGGCGCGCAACGGCCCGGACGGCCTGGCCCTGGCGCGCACCGGCGATCCCGGCCTGCTGCTGCTCGATCTCATGCTGCCGGGCCTGAGCGGCCTGGAGCTTTGCCAGACGCTGCGCTCCGAAGGCCGCCATGTGCCGGTGCTGATGCTCAGCGCACTCAGCAACACCGAGGACAAGGTCAACGGCCTGCGGCTGGGCGCCGACGACTACCTCACCAAGCCCTTCGCGTTCGAGGAACTGCTGGCCCGCATCGAGGCGCTGATGCGCCGGGGGCGCGAGCAGCGCCAGCGCGCCAGCACGCTGCAGGTGGCCGATCTGGTGCTCGATCTGGAGCGCATGCAGGCCACCCGCGCCGGCCAGCCCATCGCGCTGACCGCGAAAGAGCTGGCCTTCCTGGAGCTGCTCATGAGCGCGCCCGGCCGGGTGTACAGCCGCGAGCGCATCCTCTCGAATGTGTGGGGCACCAACGAGGACCCGCTGACGAATGTGGTCGATGTCTATGTGCGCCGGCTGCGCGCAAAAATCGACGAAGGCCATGCCATCGCGCTTCTGAAAACGGTGCGCGGCTTCGGGTATCGGCTGGACGCCGCCAAGGACTGA
- a CDS encoding sensor histidine kinase, protein MYRARLSLAFAALVALVCIQAAFVYWGTHRVNDYAQHSRLASDILSELLDLSANKQRLRVWATQRLMNANAVPEVQERLLERMHASAAALTELAHRDLALWNEMAHREGMSMPKEVPQLVRVTELLEDNIRAVESRLTQLQPLEPGADFPAVWEELNATFDMARGLDLRELINGAIERQRSAVPVARAATERGLDVLRQQAITLVIVTLAVAALLALHLNRRLQRPLDRLLAGTRALQAGELDHRVATGSKDEFDRVAQHFNAMAAELQQHRAHADAARRELEDAVQARTHELSVAHETLQRVDQRRRQLFADLGHELRTPATAIRGEAEIALRGGDRPAQEYRQTLERIVGGVDQLTKVIHDLLLIAKTEADQLVIRPRRLDLQALVTDAAEQAAALGGLHGVTVEPLPPAPGGPLAVNADADRLRQALMIVLDNAVRYSQRGGTVRVGCQWGPDGEAQVLVRDEGIGISAEELPAVFQRFVRGQRARAHRADGTGIGLSIAQSIVQAHHGRIDIDSQPGVGTVVLIAVPLATHPETLPPEETA, encoded by the coding sequence ATGTACCGCGCAAGACTTTCCCTGGCATTCGCCGCCCTCGTGGCCCTGGTGTGCATCCAGGCCGCGTTCGTGTACTGGGGCACCCATCGCGTCAACGACTACGCCCAGCACAGCCGGCTGGCCAGCGACATCCTCTCGGAGTTGCTGGACCTGTCGGCCAACAAGCAGCGGCTGCGCGTGTGGGCCACCCAGCGCCTGATGAACGCCAACGCCGTGCCCGAAGTTCAGGAACGCCTGCTCGAACGCATGCATGCCAGCGCCGCCGCCCTGACGGAACTGGCCCACCGCGACCTGGCCCTGTGGAACGAAATGGCCCACCGCGAAGGCATGTCCATGCCCAAGGAGGTGCCGCAGCTCGTGCGCGTGACGGAGCTGCTGGAGGACAACATCCGGGCCGTGGAGTCCCGCCTGACGCAATTGCAGCCGCTGGAGCCCGGCGCCGACTTCCCCGCGGTTTGGGAAGAGCTGAACGCCACGTTCGACATGGCGCGGGGCCTGGACCTGCGCGAGCTGATCAACGGCGCCATCGAGCGCCAGCGCAGCGCCGTCCCGGTGGCGCGCGCCGCCACCGAGCGCGGGCTGGACGTGCTGCGCCAGCAGGCGATCACGCTGGTGATCGTCACGCTCGCCGTGGCGGCCCTGCTCGCGCTGCACCTGAACCGCCGGCTGCAGCGCCCGCTGGACCGCCTGCTGGCCGGCACGCGGGCCCTGCAGGCGGGCGAGCTGGACCACCGCGTGGCCACCGGGTCCAAGGACGAATTCGACCGCGTGGCCCAGCACTTCAATGCCATGGCGGCCGAGTTGCAGCAGCACCGCGCCCATGCCGATGCGGCGCGCCGCGAACTGGAGGACGCGGTGCAGGCCCGCACGCACGAACTGAGCGTGGCACACGAAACCCTGCAGCGCGTGGACCAGCGCCGGCGCCAGTTGTTCGCCGACCTGGGCCACGAACTGCGCACGCCCGCCACGGCCATCCGGGGCGAGGCCGAGATCGCGCTGCGCGGCGGCGACCGGCCGGCGCAGGAATACCGCCAGACGCTGGAGCGCATCGTGGGCGGCGTCGATCAGCTCACCAAGGTGATCCACGACCTGCTGCTGATCGCCAAGACCGAGGCGGACCAGCTGGTGATCCGCCCGCGCCGCCTGGATTTGCAGGCCCTGGTCACCGATGCGGCCGAACAGGCGGCCGCGCTGGGCGGGCTGCATGGCGTGACGGTGGAGCCCTTGCCGCCCGCCCCCGGTGGCCCGCTGGCCGTGAATGCCGATGCAGATCGCCTGCGCCAGGCCCTGATGATCGTGCTGGACAACGCCGTGCGCTATTCGCAGCGGGGCGGCACGGTGCGCGTCGGCTGCCAATGGGGCCCCGATGGAGAAGCCCAGGTGCTGGTGCGCGACGAAGGCATCGGCATCTCGGCCGAAGAGTTGCCCGCGGTGTTCCAGCGTTTTGTGCGCGGCCAGCGCGCGCGGGCGCATCGCGCGGATGGCACCGGCATCGGCCTGTCGATCGCGCAATCCATCGTGCAGGCGCACCACGGCCGCATCGACATCGACAGCCAGCCCGGCGTGGGCACGGTGGTCCTGATCGCCGTGCCCCTGGCCACCCACCCCGAAACCCTGCCCCCTGAGGAAACCGCATGA
- a CDS encoding LysR family transcriptional regulator — protein MGPGNRPLDLEWLEDFLALAECGNFSRAAEARAIAQPAFSRHIRALEEWVGVELFDRSAHPAALTPAGQRFLPLMETLLANLEAARIKARAAHDTAAASLRFAATHVLSLTFFPRWLGHLEAQLRLGPIQTMSDSSRACEDLALQRRVQFVLCHGHAEAPGRLDDAQYPMQRLSDDVLQPVSAAGPAGGPLHAIGRDGAPLPLLAYSDASGLGRIMRARMRGVYGDGVESAVPGGVAVVFTAHHAVLLKTMALEGRGVAWLPRSLIADELRAGTLVAAGDEAWNVPVEIRLYRQRAEMSPVAESLWALAMADAIPAR, from the coding sequence ATGGGACCTGGCAACCGCCCCCTCGATCTGGAATGGCTGGAAGACTTCCTGGCGCTGGCCGAGTGCGGCAATTTCTCGCGCGCGGCCGAGGCCCGGGCCATCGCCCAGCCCGCGTTCAGCCGCCACATCCGCGCGCTGGAGGAATGGGTGGGCGTGGAGCTGTTCGACCGCAGCGCCCACCCGGCCGCGCTCACGCCGGCGGGGCAGCGCTTTCTGCCGCTGATGGAAACCCTGCTGGCCAACCTGGAGGCCGCGCGCATCAAGGCGCGCGCCGCGCACGATACGGCGGCCGCCAGCCTGCGCTTCGCGGCCACGCACGTGCTGTCGCTCACGTTCTTTCCGCGCTGGCTGGGCCACCTGGAGGCGCAACTGCGCCTGGGGCCGATACAGACCATGTCGGACAGCTCCCGCGCGTGCGAAGACCTGGCGCTGCAGCGGCGCGTGCAGTTCGTGCTGTGCCACGGACACGCCGAAGCGCCAGGCCGCCTGGACGACGCGCAATACCCCATGCAGCGGCTGTCGGACGACGTGCTGCAGCCGGTGAGCGCGGCGGGCCCCGCCGGCGGTCCGCTGCACGCCATCGGCCGGGACGGCGCGCCGCTGCCCCTGCTGGCGTACAGCGACGCCTCGGGCCTGGGCCGCATCATGCGGGCGCGGATGCGCGGCGTGTACGGCGATGGTGTGGAGTCGGCCGTGCCGGGCGGTGTGGCGGTGGTGTTCACCGCGCACCACGCGGTGCTGCTCAAGACCATGGCGCTGGAGGGGCGCGGCGTGGCCTGGCTGCCGCGCAGCCTCATCGCCGACGAACTGCGGGCCGGCACGCTGGTGGCCGCCGGCGATGAGGCCTGGAACGTGCCGGTGGAGATCCGCCTGTACCGCCAGCGCGCCGAAATGTCGCCCGTGGCCGAGTCGCTCTGGGCATTGGCCATGGCCGATGCCATTCCAGCCCGATAG
- a CDS encoding dihydrodipicolinate synthase family protein — translation MPSIANYRGIIPAISCPFTPDHRIDEPALRKLAAWLAGHEGVVAIMTNGHTGEVFSLTPAERAEVTRIVADELKGRTPVISSIVCEGLAEAAEHARAAQAAGAVALDVMPPHHWLRFGFTPGHALQYFEAIHRAAPGLDLVCHVYPAWTRASYSSQLLAELARLPYLQAFKVGQRDMNKYARDIQAIREADASKAILTCHDEYLLASMVQGVDGALVGFATFIPQLIIDLWNAVKAGDLKKAMAVQAVITPLKDAVYGGGEPTGEAHARMKGGMYLAGVIDDATVRPPTEAPNAQEVEALRAAVRQAGLLQR, via the coding sequence ATGCCTTCCATCGCGAATTATCGCGGGATCATCCCCGCCATCTCGTGCCCCTTCACCCCCGACCACCGCATCGACGAGCCCGCCCTGCGCAAGCTCGCCGCCTGGCTGGCCGGCCACGAGGGCGTGGTGGCCATCATGACCAACGGGCACACCGGCGAGGTGTTTTCCCTCACACCCGCCGAGCGCGCCGAGGTCACCCGCATCGTGGCCGACGAGCTGAAGGGCCGCACGCCCGTCATCTCCTCCATCGTCTGCGAGGGCCTGGCCGAAGCCGCCGAACATGCCCGCGCCGCCCAGGCCGCCGGCGCCGTGGCGCTGGATGTCATGCCCCCCCACCACTGGCTGCGCTTCGGCTTCACGCCGGGCCATGCGCTGCAGTATTTCGAGGCCATCCACCGGGCCGCGCCGGGCCTGGATCTGGTGTGCCACGTGTACCCGGCCTGGACGCGTGCTTCGTACTCGTCGCAGTTGCTGGCCGAACTGGCCCGGCTGCCCTACCTGCAGGCCTTCAAGGTGGGCCAGCGCGACATGAACAAGTACGCCCGCGACATCCAGGCGATCCGCGAGGCCGATGCCTCCAAGGCCATCCTGACCTGCCACGACGAATACCTGCTGGCCTCGATGGTGCAGGGCGTCGATGGCGCGCTGGTGGGCTTTGCCACCTTCATTCCGCAACTCATCATCGACCTGTGGAACGCCGTGAAGGCCGGCGACCTGAAGAAAGCCATGGCCGTGCAGGCGGTCATCACGCCGCTCAAGGACGCGGTGTACGGCGGCGGCGAGCCCACGGGCGAGGCCCATGCGCGCATGAAGGGCGGCATGTACCTGGCCGGCGTGATCGACGACGCCACCGTGCGCCCGCCCACCGAGGCGCCCAACGCACAGGAGGTCGAGGCTCTGCGCGCCGCCGTGCGGCAGGCGGGCCTGCTCCAGCGCTGA
- a CDS encoding Bug family tripartite tricarboxylate transporter substrate binding protein: MQRKPFLRAVLGALALAAATTSVFAQTYPAKPVRVVIPFPPGGTLDAVGRMLAQKLGEQTGQTFIIDNKPGGSGVIGGDTVAKAPAHGYTLLFSASTFTTAPMTLKSVPFSVTRDFAPVALVAKAPLSVAVNKDLPVTDIQSLLGYARSHPGKMTFAVGSIGSAGHLSTELLKRAGKIDYLIVPYKGTAPAFQDLIGGQIDGFIDPILGSLQYHKSGMLKVVAVTSAQRVPNLPDVPTVAETLPGFEFYSWYGLWAPAKTPPALVQRLNAEVNKALAGDMAQKLKDQGLLVTPGSVDDFARFQRADMERSQKIVTEGNIRAE; the protein is encoded by the coding sequence ATGCAACGCAAGCCATTCCTCCGCGCCGTGCTCGGCGCCCTGGCGCTCGCCGCGGCCACCACCAGCGTTTTCGCGCAGACCTATCCGGCCAAGCCGGTGCGCGTGGTGATCCCCTTCCCGCCGGGCGGAACGCTCGATGCCGTGGGCCGCATGCTGGCGCAAAAGCTGGGTGAGCAGACGGGTCAGACGTTCATCATCGACAACAAGCCCGGCGGCAGCGGCGTGATCGGCGGCGACACGGTCGCCAAGGCCCCGGCGCACGGCTACACGCTGCTGTTCAGCGCCTCCACCTTCACGACCGCGCCGATGACGCTCAAGTCGGTCCCGTTCAGCGTCACGCGGGACTTCGCGCCCGTGGCGCTGGTGGCCAAGGCGCCCTTGTCGGTGGCGGTCAACAAGGACCTGCCGGTGACCGACATCCAATCCCTGCTGGGCTACGCCAGGAGCCACCCCGGCAAGATGACCTTCGCCGTGGGCTCCATCGGGTCGGCGGGGCATCTCTCGACCGAGCTGCTGAAACGGGCCGGCAAGATCGACTACCTCATCGTGCCCTACAAGGGCACGGCCCCGGCCTTCCAGGACCTGATCGGCGGGCAGATCGACGGCTTCATCGACCCCATCCTCGGCTCGCTCCAGTACCACAAGAGCGGCATGCTGAAAGTGGTGGCCGTGACCTCCGCCCAGCGCGTGCCTAACCTGCCCGACGTGCCCACGGTGGCCGAGACCCTTCCCGGCTTCGAGTTCTACAGCTGGTACGGCCTGTGGGCCCCGGCCAAGACGCCGCCCGCGCTGGTGCAGCGCCTGAACGCCGAGGTGAACAAGGCCCTGGCCGGCGACATGGCCCAGAAGCTCAAGGACCAGGGCCTGCTCGTCACGCCGGGCAGCGTGGACGACTTCGCCAGGTTCCAGCGCGCCGACATGGAGCGCTCCCAGAAGATCGTGACCGAGGGCAATATCCGTGCGGAATGA